A genomic window from Halorubrum lacusprofundi ATCC 49239 includes:
- a CDS encoding ATPase domain-containing protein, with product MSTPLAGRASTGIRGLDEVLSGGLVPERSYMVRGQAGSGKTILSFHFLQQGVDEGETVLFINLEEDLRDLKANAAALGFDTDAIEFLDLSPSADVFVEDDSYEVFAPAEVEREPLTDKIVAGVTAVDPDRVVVDPLTQLRFLLSDDYQFRKQVVGFMRFLKDREATVLFTVQNTESLPTDDLEFITDGTIRLDAAEYGKTVRVPKFRGSATQSGEHAYRVTDSGIEVYPALQPGKRDEDATFEQISSGIPEFDELLHGGIERGTVTVVSGPTGVGKTTLSTQFMKEAAGRGERSVIYLFEENKGTFLTRSRAVNIPVDEMMEKGTLQVNEVEALERSPQEFGRMVREEVEERGADIVMIDGIAGYRLTLRGEEGMMLQQMHALGRYLKNAGVTAIFVDETRNVTGEFQATMENISYLADNIVFLRHLEVHGEMRKAIGVLKKRTSDFERTIREFQITSHGLKVGEPMSGMRGILSGTPEVVDDDRERQRRGVDRESEDC from the coding sequence ATGTCAACACCACTTGCCGGTCGCGCTTCGACCGGCATCCGGGGACTCGACGAAGTTCTGTCGGGGGGGCTCGTCCCGGAGCGGAGCTACATGGTCCGCGGTCAGGCCGGCAGCGGAAAGACGATCCTGAGCTTCCATTTCCTCCAGCAGGGCGTCGACGAGGGGGAGACGGTGCTCTTCATCAACCTCGAGGAGGATCTCCGCGACCTGAAGGCGAACGCGGCGGCGCTCGGCTTCGACACCGACGCCATCGAGTTCCTCGATCTCAGCCCGAGCGCGGACGTGTTCGTCGAGGACGACTCGTACGAGGTGTTCGCGCCCGCCGAGGTCGAGCGGGAGCCGCTGACCGACAAGATCGTCGCGGGCGTGACCGCGGTCGACCCCGACCGCGTCGTCGTCGACCCGCTGACCCAGCTCCGCTTCCTGTTGTCCGACGACTACCAGTTCCGGAAGCAGGTGGTCGGGTTCATGCGCTTCCTGAAAGACCGGGAGGCGACGGTGCTCTTCACCGTCCAGAACACCGAATCGCTGCCGACGGACGATCTCGAGTTCATCACGGACGGGACGATCCGGCTGGACGCGGCGGAGTACGGCAAGACGGTCCGCGTCCCGAAGTTCCGCGGATCGGCGACCCAGAGCGGGGAGCACGCCTACCGGGTCACCGACTCGGGCATCGAGGTGTACCCCGCGCTCCAGCCCGGAAAGCGCGACGAGGACGCCACGTTCGAGCAGATCTCCTCGGGGATCCCGGAGTTCGACGAGCTGCTCCACGGCGGGATCGAACGGGGGACCGTCACGGTCGTGAGCGGGCCGACCGGCGTGGGGAAGACAACCCTGAGCACCCAGTTCATGAAGGAGGCCGCGGGTCGGGGGGAACGCTCCGTCATCTATCTCTTCGAGGAGAACAAGGGGACGTTCCTCACTCGGTCGCGCGCGGTAAACATCCCGGTGGACGAGATGATGGAGAAAGGGACCCTCCAGGTGAACGAGGTGGAGGCGTTAGAGCGGTCCCCACAGGAGTTCGGGCGGATGGTCCGCGAGGAGGTCGAAGAGCGCGGCGCGGACATCGTCATGATCGACGGGATCGCCGGGTACCGGCTGACGCTGCGCGGCGAGGAGGGGATGATGCTCCAGCAGATGCACGCGCTCGGCCGATATCTCAAGAACGCGGGCGTGACGGCGATCTTCGTCGACGAGACGCGGAACGTCACGGGAGAGTTTCAGGCGACGATGGAGAACATCAGCTACCTCGCGGACAACATCGTCTTCCTCCGCCACCTGGAGGTTCACGGCGAGATGCGGAAGGCGATCGGCGTGTTGAAAAAGCGAACGAGCGACTTCGAGCGGACCATCCGCGAGTTCCAGATCACCAGCCACGGGCTCAAGGTCGGCGAGCCGATGTCGGGGATGCGAGGAATTCTGAGCGGCACGCCCGAGGTCGTCGACGACGACCGGGAGCGCCAGCGCCGCGGTGTCGACCGCGAGAGCGAGGACTGCTGA
- a CDS encoding PAS domain-containing protein, whose translation MLGRDCRFLQGEGTNPETRATLREAIDDERPASVDILNYRCNGQQFWNRLTVAPISDADGEVTHYVGFQTDITDRKIRERRLEVMNRVLDHNLRNKMNLLAGYADLLRSDLDDPDALKSVEVIAETTDDLMRIATAARKIDHTLSAPSPAATSAGLRGGISQLASRMRDRYPAATITLSLPEDDSLDTTVVGLPTAIEEGVENAIKHNDSPNPAVDVRVERRSPEWLAVEITDNGPGIPDHETRVLDRGETPLTHADRLGIWLIYWVVSKAGGEFSVDTSAEGTTLRLVVPANP comes from the coding sequence GTGTTAGGCCGGGACTGCCGGTTCCTGCAGGGCGAGGGGACGAACCCGGAGACCCGGGCGACGCTCCGCGAGGCCATCGACGACGAGCGGCCGGCGTCGGTCGACATCCTGAACTACCGGTGCAACGGCCAGCAGTTCTGGAACCGGCTCACGGTCGCCCCGATCAGCGACGCGGACGGGGAGGTCACTCACTACGTCGGCTTCCAGACGGACATCACGGACCGGAAAATCCGCGAGCGGCGGTTGGAGGTAATGAACCGCGTCCTCGATCACAACCTCCGGAACAAGATGAACCTCCTCGCCGGGTACGCGGACCTGTTGCGGAGCGACCTCGACGACCCGGACGCGCTCAAATCGGTCGAAGTGATCGCCGAGACGACCGACGACCTGATGCGGATCGCGACGGCGGCCCGGAAGATCGACCACACGCTCTCGGCCCCCTCGCCGGCGGCGACGAGCGCCGGGCTGCGCGGCGGGATCTCGCAACTCGCGAGCCGGATGCGCGATCGGTACCCCGCGGCGACGATCACCCTCTCACTCCCCGAGGACGACTCGCTCGACACGACGGTCGTCGGGCTGCCGACGGCGATCGAGGAGGGAGTGGAGAACGCGATCAAACACAACGACAGCCCGAACCCCGCCGTGGACGTTCGCGTCGAGCGACGATCGCCGGAGTGGCTCGCGGTCGAGATCACCGACAACGGTCCCGGCATTCCCGACCACGAGACCCGAGTCCTCGACCGCGGTGAGACGCCGTTAACTCACGCGGACCGACTGGGTATCTGGCTGATCTACTGGGTCGTGAGCAAGGCCGGCGGCGAGTTCTCGGTCGACACGTCCGCCGAGGGGACCACGCTCCGACTGGTCGTGCCCGCGAACCCCTGA
- a CDS encoding universal stress protein gives MYNEILVPTDGSAAAGTATETALDLAQRFDASLHAITVVELDEPPADVESEVAEEGTQRGEKTLATLRNQAADVGVSATTHVIETADPVHQTIIDYARDHDVDLIVMGTHGRTGLNRLVLGSVTERTLRTSPVPVLTVHEDTTLDSDFETVLVPTDGSDAANVAANHGITIAEATDAAMHVIHVVDLTAVSGEFGSAEVLTALEEAGQQAVDDVIHRAEDAGLRSVEASILSGTPARAILDYAEERDIDLIVMGTHGRTGLERYLLGSVTEKIVRVADVPVLTVSLPEKQ, from the coding sequence ATGTACAACGAGATCTTGGTTCCGACAGACGGGAGCGCTGCTGCGGGAACAGCAACTGAAACAGCGCTTGACCTCGCACAACGCTTCGACGCCTCGCTCCACGCGATTACCGTCGTTGAACTGGACGAGCCTCCGGCTGACGTTGAATCGGAAGTTGCTGAGGAAGGAACTCAACGCGGGGAGAAGACGCTAGCGACACTCAGGAATCAGGCGGCTGACGTCGGCGTTTCAGCGACGACTCACGTCATAGAAACCGCTGACCCGGTCCACCAGACGATCATCGACTACGCGAGAGACCACGACGTAGATCTCATCGTGATGGGGACGCACGGACGAACAGGGTTGAATCGTCTCGTCCTCGGCAGCGTAACCGAGCGGACGCTTCGCACCTCGCCGGTGCCCGTCCTTACCGTCCACGAGGACACCACGCTCGATTCCGACTTCGAGACGGTCCTCGTTCCGACGGACGGCAGCGACGCGGCGAACGTTGCTGCGAATCACGGGATAACTATCGCAGAGGCGACCGATGCAGCGATGCATGTCATTCACGTCGTCGATCTCACCGCCGTCTCGGGAGAGTTCGGTAGTGCTGAGGTGCTAACTGCATTAGAGGAAGCAGGGCAACAAGCCGTCGACGACGTCATTCATCGAGCCGAAGACGCGGGTCTGCGATCTGTGGAGGCATCGATTCTGAGTGGGACACCTGCCCGAGCCATCTTGGACTACGCGGAAGAACGCGATATCGACCTCATCGTGATGGGGACGCACGGCCGAACCGGCCTAGAACGGTACCTCCTCGGGAGCGTCACCGAGAAAATCGTCCGTGTCGCAGACGTCCCCGTACTGACCGTCTCACTGCCTGAAAAACAGTAA
- a CDS encoding transcription factor — MAFEDLLNDPVIQKYLHELVGPTGMPVAAAPPDGEVTDEELAEELGLELNDVRRALFILYENDLATYRRVRDEDSGWLTYLWTFHYDNIPENLEEEMYRLLDALEEREEYERTHEFYLCEVCSIRFEFGEAMDFGFECPECGSPVEAMDNDRLREAMGQRVEKLRNELNVDVTG; from the coding sequence ATGGCTTTTGAGGATCTACTGAACGACCCCGTCATCCAGAAGTACCTCCACGAGCTGGTGGGGCCGACGGGGATGCCGGTCGCGGCCGCACCGCCCGACGGTGAGGTCACCGATGAAGAGCTGGCGGAGGAGCTCGGGTTGGAGCTCAACGACGTCCGACGCGCGCTGTTCATCCTGTACGAGAACGACCTCGCCACCTACCGTCGGGTGCGCGATGAGGACTCGGGGTGGCTCACGTACCTCTGGACGTTCCACTACGACAACATCCCGGAGAATCTCGAAGAGGAGATGTACCGCCTGCTCGACGCCTTAGAGGAGCGCGAGGAGTACGAGCGCACCCACGAGTTTTACCTCTGTGAGGTGTGTTCGATCCGCTTCGAGTTCGGCGAGGCAATGGACTTCGGCTTCGAGTGCCCCGAGTGCGGCTCTCCGGTCGAGGCGATGGACAACGACCGGCTCCGCGAGGCGATGGGGCAGCGCGTCGAGAAGCTCCGTAACGAGCTCAACGTGGACGTGACGGGCTAA
- a CDS encoding DUF2110 family protein has product MVVLATKCYVEGDARDRALDGMNSLVANDIGELDVDWQVGVRDDDFVQVDVSGEDAEVARNVLAETWGEIVAHDDGLEAGEEYVGTLESWDDDGFVLDAGVDVQIPADEIGLGRGSPEQVVERFGLVQHLSVRFVYGGDVGDPDAEPSRLSDAERDRLYDWQRGDGRLNVNSATRGEVRATVNRAGHAQDIITVERLGLLEQSVVCTEDTDPPGLLASIGSYLPAEMRCVV; this is encoded by the coding sequence ATGGTCGTTCTCGCAACCAAGTGCTACGTCGAGGGTGACGCCCGCGACCGCGCACTCGACGGCATGAACTCGCTGGTCGCCAACGACATCGGCGAGCTCGACGTCGACTGGCAGGTCGGCGTCCGCGACGACGACTTCGTGCAGGTGGACGTGAGCGGCGAGGACGCCGAAGTCGCTCGCAACGTCCTCGCGGAGACGTGGGGCGAGATCGTCGCCCACGACGACGGACTGGAGGCCGGCGAGGAGTACGTCGGTACCCTGGAGTCGTGGGACGACGACGGGTTCGTCCTCGACGCCGGCGTCGACGTGCAGATTCCGGCCGACGAGATCGGCCTCGGCAGAGGGTCGCCCGAGCAGGTCGTCGAGCGATTCGGACTGGTCCAGCACCTCTCCGTGCGGTTCGTCTACGGCGGCGACGTCGGCGACCCGGACGCCGAGCCGAGCCGGCTGTCGGACGCCGAGCGCGACCGCCTGTACGACTGGCAGCGCGGGGACGGTCGTCTCAACGTTAACTCGGCGACTCGCGGCGAGGTCCGCGCGACCGTGAACCGTGCGGGTCACGCGCAGGACATCATCACCGTCGAGCGACTCGGGCTCTTAGAACAGAGCGTCGTCTGTACCGAGGACACCGACCCGCCGGGGCTGTTGGCCTCGATCGGCTCGTATCTCCCGGCGGAGATGCGCTGCGTCGTGTAA
- a CDS encoding DUF5803 family protein, producing MNRRFALALAVVALLVVSAGCLTYINDGGEVANETLDAEPPQAYDFATDRDTAINLSTGTRYTAVYNVSGVDEIRFYRQTPYTGDQPFEFEAFRYQYPDGEVVNGSEFRARGGEIDRTPDETWVRFDDEMDGGRMAISASGSPRRFTTLTYIEGSYVVTLPPGFSTDMPIVGHVSPRGYEIETIDGRDQITWDSVTSGSVVVQSYRETDLLVFGVILVIAAIAAVIGTVYFRRQLEELRERRRQMGLGVYEDDEDDE from the coding sequence GTGAACCGACGCTTCGCTCTCGCTCTCGCGGTCGTCGCGCTGCTCGTCGTCAGCGCCGGGTGTCTCACCTACATCAACGACGGCGGCGAGGTCGCGAACGAGACACTCGACGCCGAGCCGCCACAGGCGTACGACTTCGCGACCGACCGCGACACGGCGATCAACCTGTCGACTGGGACGCGGTACACCGCGGTGTACAACGTCTCCGGCGTCGACGAGATACGGTTCTACCGGCAGACCCCGTACACGGGCGATCAGCCCTTCGAGTTCGAGGCGTTCCGGTATCAGTACCCCGACGGCGAGGTGGTTAACGGGAGCGAGTTCCGCGCCCGCGGCGGCGAGATCGATCGCACCCCCGACGAGACGTGGGTCCGGTTCGACGACGAGATGGACGGCGGACGAATGGCCATCTCGGCGTCCGGGTCGCCCCGTCGATTCACCACGCTCACCTACATCGAGGGATCGTACGTGGTGACGCTCCCGCCCGGGTTCAGCACCGACATGCCGATCGTCGGGCACGTGTCGCCGCGCGGTTACGAGATCGAGACGATCGACGGCCGCGATCAGATCACGTGGGATTCCGTCACCAGCGGGTCGGTCGTGGTCCAATCGTACCGCGAGACCGATCTGCTCGTCTTCGGGGTGATCCTCGTGATCGCCGCGATCGCCGCCGTCATCGGGACGGTCTACTTCCGGCGACAGCTGGAGGAGCTTCGCGAGCGACGCCGGCAGATGGGTCTCGGCGTGTACGAAGACGACGAGGACGACGAATAG
- a CDS encoding competence/damage-inducible protein A, which produces MDAAIVTVGDELLVGDTENTNATWLCGRLADRGVTVRRVTVVPDEVAEIARVVNEYYAEYDAVLVTGGLGPTHDDVTMEAVAAAFGRDLVANDQAADWLAERGYSADDLVAETTHLPADCRPLANEAGVAPGAVVESVYVLPGVPAEMEAMFESVVEEFEGTPTHTVVVDVDEPESELLERFTELQETFDVTVGSYPGESVRVKITAAAADEAERAAEWVRERSELVDSEN; this is translated from the coding sequence ATGGACGCCGCAATTGTCACCGTCGGGGACGAACTCCTCGTCGGTGATACCGAGAACACGAACGCGACGTGGCTTTGCGGCCGGCTCGCCGACCGCGGCGTGACGGTCCGCCGGGTAACGGTCGTCCCCGACGAGGTCGCCGAGATCGCGCGCGTCGTCAACGAATACTACGCCGAGTACGACGCCGTGCTCGTCACCGGCGGGCTCGGACCGACGCACGACGACGTGACGATGGAGGCGGTCGCGGCCGCGTTCGGGCGCGACCTCGTCGCCAACGATCAGGCCGCGGACTGGCTCGCGGAGCGTGGGTACAGCGCGGACGATCTGGTCGCCGAAACGACCCACCTCCCGGCCGACTGTCGACCGCTCGCCAATGAGGCGGGCGTCGCGCCCGGCGCCGTCGTCGAGTCAGTCTACGTTCTCCCCGGTGTTCCGGCGGAGATGGAGGCGATGTTCGAGTCGGTCGTCGAGGAGTTCGAAGGGACCCCAACCCACACCGTCGTCGTCGACGTCGACGAGCCGGAAAGCGAGTTGCTAGAGCGATTCACGGAGCTACAGGAGACGTTCGACGTGACTGTCGGATCGTACCCCGGTGAGAGCGTACGGGTGAAGATCACGGCGGCGGCCGCCGACGAGGCGGAGCGCGCCGCCGAGTGGGTTCGAGAGCGGTCGGAGCTGGTCGATTCGGAGAACTGA
- a CDS encoding ATP-NAD kinase family protein: MHVGFVVNPVAGMGGRVGLKGTDGKVAEAVARGAEPRAPDRARRALERLAAVAPEARISTAADPMGERLVREAGFEPIRVVDPFDGATPDPTETTADHTARVVEAFVAGDDPVDLVLFVGGDGTATDVATVLERTGAEIPMLGVPAGVKVYSSVFAVSPEDAAAVAATFSRTERREVMDIDEDAYREGEVHPELRAVARVPVAEDLQSSKQTASGTVESLAEGVADDIREREGEGVTFVLGPGSTVGAIKEELGFEPSPIGVDVWRDGAVIVRDGTESEILDALGEENVIVVSPIGGQGFVFGRGNPQLSPAVIRRCDLRIVASRTKLDDVRALRVDTDDPDLDAELAGWVRVRVGKFETRMMKIA, from the coding sequence ATGCACGTCGGATTCGTGGTGAACCCGGTCGCCGGGATGGGCGGCCGCGTCGGGCTCAAGGGCACCGACGGGAAGGTGGCGGAGGCGGTCGCGCGCGGCGCCGAGCCGCGAGCGCCGGACCGGGCGCGGCGGGCGCTGGAGCGGCTCGCGGCGGTCGCGCCCGAGGCGCGTATCTCGACCGCCGCCGACCCCATGGGCGAGCGGCTGGTCCGCGAGGCCGGCTTCGAGCCGATCCGCGTGGTCGACCCGTTCGACGGCGCGACGCCCGACCCCACGGAGACGACGGCCGACCACACCGCGCGCGTCGTCGAGGCGTTCGTCGCCGGCGACGACCCGGTGGACCTCGTCCTGTTCGTCGGCGGCGACGGCACGGCGACGGACGTGGCGACGGTGTTGGAACGGACCGGAGCCGAGATCCCGATGCTCGGCGTCCCAGCCGGCGTGAAGGTGTACTCGTCCGTGTTCGCCGTCTCGCCCGAGGACGCCGCGGCGGTCGCGGCGACCTTCTCCCGCACCGAGCGCCGCGAGGTGATGGACATCGACGAGGACGCCTACCGCGAGGGGGAGGTTCACCCGGAACTCCGAGCCGTCGCGCGCGTCCCGGTCGCCGAGGACCTCCAGTCGTCGAAACAGACCGCGAGCGGGACCGTCGAGTCGCTCGCCGAGGGCGTCGCCGACGACATCCGCGAGCGGGAGGGCGAGGGCGTCACCTTCGTGCTCGGCCCGGGGTCGACGGTCGGCGCGATCAAGGAGGAGCTCGGGTTCGAGCCGTCGCCGATCGGCGTCGACGTGTGGCGCGACGGGGCGGTTATCGTCCGGGACGGCACCGAGTCGGAGATCCTCGACGCGCTCGGCGAGGAGAACGTGATCGTCGTCTCGCCGATCGGGGGACAGGGATTCGTCTTCGGCCGCGGAAACCCGCAGCTGTCGCCGGCGGTGATCCGGCGGTGCGACCTCCGGATCGTCGCCTCGCGGACGAAACTCGACGACGTGCGGGCGCTCCGGGTCGATACCGACGATCCCGACCTCGACGCGGAGCTCGCCGGGTGGGTGCGCGTCCGCGTCGGCAAGTTCGAGACGCGGATGATGAAAATCGCTTAA
- a CDS encoding CDC48 family AAA ATPase: protein MNEVQLEVAKAYPNDSGRGIARLDPDTLLHLKLSPGDIIEIEGAETTAAKVWRADRQDWNTDTVRVDGFTRQNADVGIGERVTIRKAEAEKAEKLVLAPPEEASVQFGSDAAGMVKRQILKRPVVERDIVPVMSSTNHPFMRSPGQAIPLIAVDTEPDGVCLITEDTEVELREEPISGFEKTGSGITYEDIGGLQSEIQRVREMVELPMKHPQIFSKLGIEPPQGVLLHGPPGTGKTLLAKAVANETSASFFSIAGPEIISKYYGESEQQLREIFEDAKEESPSIIFIDELDSIAPKREDVTGEVERRVVAQLLTMMDGLETRGQVVVIGATNRVDSVDPALRRPGRFDREIEIGVPDEVGRKEILQIHTRGMPLSDDVSLDHLADETHGFVGADIESLTKEAAMKALRRYLPEIDLDDEEVPPSLIDRMIVKRDDFGAALNEVEPSAMREVLVELPKISWDDVGGLSEAQQQVQESVEWPLSSPEKFDRMGVDPPKGVLLYGPPGTGKTLMAKAVANETNANFISVRGPQLLSKWVGESEKAIRQTFRKARQVSPTIIFFDELDSLAPSRGQEMGNNVSERVVNQLLTELDGLEEMGDVMVIGATNRPDMIDPALLRSGRFDRLVMIGQPDQEGRERILEIHTQDTPLAPDVTLREIAEITDGYVGSDLEGIAREAAIEALRDDDDAEEVEMKHFRRALESVRPTINDDILAYYEEVEEQFKGGSGNAIRDTGGKIGFQ from the coding sequence ATGAACGAAGTCCAACTCGAAGTGGCGAAAGCGTACCCGAACGACTCGGGTCGCGGCATCGCCCGACTCGACCCCGATACGCTGTTGCACCTCAAGCTCTCGCCCGGCGACATCATCGAGATCGAGGGCGCGGAGACGACCGCCGCCAAGGTCTGGCGCGCCGACCGCCAGGACTGGAACACGGACACGGTCCGCGTCGACGGCTTCACCCGTCAGAACGCCGACGTGGGCATCGGCGAGCGCGTGACGATCCGGAAGGCGGAGGCCGAAAAAGCCGAGAAGCTCGTCTTGGCTCCGCCCGAGGAGGCGTCCGTCCAGTTCGGCTCCGACGCCGCTGGCATGGTGAAACGCCAGATCCTCAAGCGGCCGGTCGTCGAGCGCGACATCGTTCCCGTGATGTCGTCGACGAACCACCCGTTCATGCGATCGCCCGGACAGGCGATCCCGCTAATCGCGGTCGACACCGAGCCCGACGGCGTCTGTCTGATCACCGAGGACACCGAAGTCGAACTGCGCGAGGAGCCGATCTCCGGGTTCGAGAAGACCGGCAGCGGTATCACCTACGAGGATATCGGCGGGCTCCAGTCGGAGATCCAGCGCGTCCGCGAGATGGTCGAGCTGCCGATGAAACACCCGCAGATCTTCTCGAAGCTCGGGATCGAGCCGCCGCAGGGCGTCCTCCTGCACGGCCCGCCGGGCACGGGGAAGACCCTGCTCGCGAAGGCGGTCGCCAACGAGACGAGCGCGTCGTTCTTCTCGATCGCCGGCCCGGAGATCATCTCGAAGTACTACGGCGAGTCCGAACAGCAGCTCCGAGAGATCTTCGAGGACGCGAAAGAGGAGAGCCCGAGCATCATCTTCATCGACGAGCTCGACTCGATCGCGCCGAAGCGCGAGGACGTGACCGGCGAGGTTGAGCGCCGCGTCGTCGCGCAGCTGTTGACGATGATGGACGGCCTCGAAACGCGCGGACAGGTGGTCGTCATCGGCGCGACGAACCGCGTCGACAGCGTCGATCCCGCACTCCGGCGCCCCGGGCGCTTCGACCGCGAGATAGAGATCGGCGTCCCCGACGAGGTGGGTCGCAAGGAGATCCTCCAGATCCACACCCGCGGGATGCCGCTCTCGGACGACGTCTCTCTCGATCACCTCGCCGACGAGACGCACGGGTTCGTCGGCGCCGACATCGAGAGCCTCACGAAGGAGGCCGCGATGAAGGCGCTTCGGCGGTACCTCCCCGAGATCGACTTAGACGACGAGGAGGTCCCGCCGAGCCTCATCGACCGGATGATCGTCAAGCGCGACGACTTCGGTGCCGCGTTAAATGAGGTGGAGCCCTCCGCGATGCGCGAGGTCCTCGTCGAGCTCCCGAAGATATCGTGGGACGACGTCGGTGGGCTCAGTGAGGCCCAACAGCAGGTTCAAGAATCCGTAGAGTGGCCGCTCAGCTCGCCGGAGAAGTTCGACCGGATGGGCGTCGACCCCCCGAAGGGCGTGCTGCTGTACGGCCCGCCCGGCACCGGGAAGACGCTGATGGCGAAGGCGGTCGCCAACGAGACGAACGCGAACTTCATCTCGGTCAGGGGGCCACAGCTGCTCTCGAAGTGGGTCGGCGAGTCGGAGAAGGCGATCCGGCAGACCTTCCGGAAGGCCCGGCAGGTGAGCCCGACCATCATCTTCTTCGACGAGCTGGACAGCCTCGCGCCTTCGCGCGGGCAGGAGATGGGGAACAACGTCTCCGAGCGCGTCGTCAACCAGCTGCTGACGGAGCTCGACGGGTTAGAGGAGATGGGCGACGTGATGGTGATCGGCGCCACCAACCGTCCCGACATGATCGACCCCGCGCTGCTGCGCTCCGGCCGGTTCGACCGGCTCGTCATGATCGGACAGCCCGACCAGGAGGGCCGCGAGCGGATCCTCGAGATCCACACGCAGGACACGCCGCTCGCACCCGACGTGACCCTCCGCGAGATCGCCGAAATCACCGACGGCTACGTCGGCTCCGATCTGGAGGGCATCGCCCGCGAGGCCGCCATCGAGGCGCTGCGCGACGACGACGACGCCGAGGAGGTCGAGATGAAGCACTTCCGGCGCGCGCTGGAGTCGGTGCGCCCCACGATCAACGACGACATCCTCGCGTACTACGAGGAGGTCGAAGAGCAGTTCAAGGGCGGCAGCGGCAACGCGATCCGCGACACCGGCGGCAAGATCGGGTTCCAATAA
- a CDS encoding DUF5815 family protein encodes MSQPRVPGDDENTLELPCGQTMVAGELDLGMREFKCDCGETHAVVMDVHPPERFLPDFLVEVLREAIETTSEEMPEFDTPHLLGVVLEEFPEAVVAYDASENADVGYAMAWVTEFDSRRLHEIVVELVVELMEHAVSHADDDEALSAFEQEMVEFDVAEFVDQYRAERDLEAEDPYA; translated from the coding sequence ATGTCCCAGCCGCGCGTCCCGGGCGACGACGAGAACACGCTAGAGCTGCCCTGCGGGCAGACGATGGTGGCCGGCGAGCTGGATCTGGGGATGCGTGAGTTCAAGTGCGATTGCGGCGAGACGCACGCGGTCGTGATGGACGTGCATCCCCCGGAGCGGTTCCTCCCGGACTTTCTGGTCGAGGTGCTCCGCGAGGCGATCGAGACCACGAGCGAGGAGATGCCGGAGTTCGACACGCCGCATCTGCTTGGGGTCGTCTTAGAGGAGTTTCCGGAGGCGGTCGTCGCGTACGACGCCAGCGAGAACGCCGACGTGGGGTACGCGATGGCGTGGGTGACTGAGTTCGACTCGCGCCGACTCCACGAGATCGTCGTCGAGCTCGTCGTCGAGCTGATGGAACACGCCGTGAGCCACGCCGACGACGACGAGGCGCTCTCGGCGTTCGAGCAAGAAATGGTCGAGTTCGACGTGGCGGAGTTCGTCGATCAGTATCGCGCTGAGCGCGACCTTGAGGCCGAAGACCCGTACGCCTGA